In the Ictidomys tridecemlineatus isolate mIctTri1 chromosome 10, mIctTri1.hap1, whole genome shotgun sequence genome, GTCGCAAATGGGAGTTCGGGGACCCACGGACCTGGCAAGACAAAGCCCAGAGGCGAGGGGAGCGCGGCGGGAGCAGGAGCTGAGAGCCCTCTGCAGCACGGTGCCCGCTGGAACTGCAGAGGTCGGCCCGGACCACTAGAGCGTGAGGGGCCACCTCGCCTCCAGAGACGTGGGCGTCCGGCCGCGCAGATTTGTTCAGAAACAGGAAATGAAATCAAGCCGCTTGGATCAAAATAAGCCAGACCAGCCTCAGGCTCATGAATATTCAGCAGGCCACTTCCGTTCGGCGACTCCGCCCCTGCCCGCGGCCACGCCTCCCGCGCACGGAAACTGCGCATGCGTCTCCGGCTCTGTTGTCATAAGGGCGCGCCGCGGTCTTCGCTCGCCCGGGAAGTGGGAGAGTTGCTATGGCGAGTCCGGCCGCCTCGTCTGTGCGACCGCCGAGGCCCAAGAAAGAACCGCAGGCCCTCGTCATCCCCAAGAATGCGGCGGAAGAGCAGAAGCTTAAGCTGGAGCGACTCATGAAGAACCCGGTGAGAGGAAGCGCGGGCTCTGCGGCGCGTCCGAGGCCCACCCCTCTCCGCTCCGGCGCCTCTGGGGGTCCGCGCACCCCCATCCCCCGCCGCCAGACTCGAGGTCTCGGCACCCTAATTAATGCCAGAGCAGCCCTTGGGAACTGTCCCGGAAGAGATGGCGAGCTTCCATCTGTCCTTGTGTAGAAACCTGCCTGAAGGTGCTGCGGAGGGCTTCATGCTTTTCGGTTGACTTTCCGAGGACAGAAGCGTTAGACTGAGAAGTTGGAAGCTGTGAGTTAGCAAAAGGGCTTGTTTCTTCCAAAGAGTACTCACGGTTTGAGGGGGGCAGCCAGAACACCTCGCTCACGCGTCCAGGCCTCGCTTCCCCAGATCCTAAAAACAATCGATGAGATGGTCCATTTCCTAGACCTTTGACTAGAAAAGCTTGGTTCTCCTCCTTGAGTAGGGCTCAAGTTGGAGGTTACTGGCCATTAACGGTGACAGGTTTCTGAGTTCTGCCCTGGGAAGTGTAGCCCTTGCCTACGGCAGGCAAGGAGAAAAATCAGCTCTGGGTCTGAGTAGCAAAGCCAGCCCTCTTCGCTAGTCTTTGGTTATAAGAGATGGAAGTTTGTCAGCAGATTTATTCTTAACAGATGCTTTCCTGTTTAAATATTGCAGGACAAAGCAGTTCCAATCCCGGAAAAAATGAGTGAATGGGCACCTCGACCTCCCCCAGAATTTGTCCGAGATGTAATGGGTAATGTCCTTTAtctgtgtataaataaatttaaagatatatgtatatacacacacacacacacacacaacacacacacatgtgtatctcctgaagtatttgttaaatagatctttaaatagaaaaaaaaaatgttcagtggtCCAGAATTTTGTTCTTACAATGATGGGGTACAGTTGCTTATGGTTTGGCACTAGACAActttcttctgtgttctttattattttgttggaTTATCTACTAACATTCTAATTGTAAATAGAAACAAGTAATACTTAGAGATATAAagaatttatacatatttaatacatagattatgtaatatatacatttaatacataaaaatataaggaaCTTAGAATCTCCTGTAATTCCATAATTCTGCTTGAAGTGTTTTGATAAAGCCTTCCAACCTCTTTATAGTCAACATCactgatataagaaaaaaatgcttttataagaATACAGGTGTTCTGCACATATTATTTTTGTAATCTCCatctttttacttaaaatatcgTGGATACCTTTCCAACTTGCTAGAAATCTAGCAGCCAAATGTGAAATAATGGAGGACATGGGGTCATCATTCTCTTCTAGATTTTGGTCTTTAAATCACAGTCTTTCCTCCTCTTGATAATACATTAGAATGGAATGTTTAGTAATTTCATAGTCAACATTCACACAACAATTTAATGGTCCCTGTGACATGCCAAACCCTGCATTTGCTCTGGGGTATAAGTGGAAAAAGGCAGGCATGGTGCCTTCCATTACTTCCAGTTTTTACTTCAGTCCCTTTTAGTTAAGGGTGACCTGTGATGGTAACTGGATTTCATCTGGAACTCTGGGTCATTCTGGCTCTAGGTTCAAGTGCTGGGGCTGGCAGTGGAGAGTTCCACGTGTATAGGCATCTGCGCCGCAGAGAGTACCAGCGACAGGACTACATGGATGCCATGGCTGAGAAGGTGAGTGAGCCAGGAGCTGGAGCCCCGTAGTATGGGGTTATGTACTTTTATAGCCTTTAGGGGAAAAGGTTCAAAGAAGTGTACTCATGCAGCTGGTGGTACTTTGCATAGGGTCTGCCTTACACAGCATGGAAAGCAGAGTCCAGGCCACTCCTAGGTCAAACTCAGTGCAGCAAGATGGTCACCCTAAGAGAGGAGGGAGGCACAGAGTCTTCCATTTGTATAGAAGAGCACTGGAGAGTGGCCTCTCCCCTCCAGGCCATCTGACATGAAAAGGAATGGCAAGCAGGATCTTCCACGCTACTAGAGTGGTCAATTCTCTCTTGTTCTTTCTTAGCTGATGCCTGTGTGCAGTTAGCTATTTTGTGTGAATGGTGATGTGCTTTTTATTTGTCATCTTCATTGAAGTTTTGGGTTTTCTAGCTTTAAGGCTGGCGTTTCTTCATGACAGaggtcaaatgatttttttttcttttttttttagacttgagaattttttaagaaattataatttaaaaaccaggtgtggtggtgcacacctatattcCTACTACTTGTTGGTCTGGAGTAAAAGGATCCCTGAACCCAGATGTTTcaggccaacctaggcaacttagtcATAATTTCAGGGATGTGGGGGAGAACCTTTAAACTAGAGctgaagatgtaactcagtggtagagtgcttgcccgacgtgcacaaggctctgagttccatccctagcactataaaaaaaagtgcaagatgggctggggttgtagcttagaggtagagtgctcacctagcatgcgtgagccactgggttcgatcctcagcaccataaaaataaaataaagatattgtatccacctacaactaaaaaatattttttaaaaa is a window encoding:
- the Prkrip1 gene encoding PRKR-interacting protein 1, giving the protein MASPAASSVRPPRPKKEPQALVIPKNAAEEQKLKLERLMKNPDKAVPIPEKMSEWAPRPPPEFVRDVMGSSAGAGSGEFHVYRHLRRREYQRQDYMDAMAEKQKLDAEFQKRLEKNKIAAEEQTAKRRKKRQKLKEKKLLAKKMKLEQKKQKEGPSQSQEQQSSSSEEASGTEEEEDEPSFIMRR